From a region of the Rhipicephalus microplus isolate Deutch F79 chromosome X, USDA_Rmic, whole genome shotgun sequence genome:
- the LOC119162100 gene encoding uncharacterized protein LOC119162100 — translation MIFLRLGYLLLLVGAVLAGDAEQGTADQQQQVGGQDELSEHASEMETKDNGGGENKVFPSQHYHAQQQGYPLDAIPIPVHQIPIQSGHILLPQLFNNGLQQGAIHLPQWESNKLQKPPQPVFEHQHQSAQQQHEPQYQQQQQHEQQYQQHQQQQQPQQGHHHHHAYPDVHHQPTQVVHHGGGGGGGTASEEQHHQYIENHNVHPQQSTDLATQAQGQEPWPLPQPEMPKIVHLDVKCEKNLMKVVVEFDKPFHGIIFSKGHYSYGSCVHLPAGSGRKSVYFDVSINSCGTIGNTQNGLYGYDGGNSGTGSFFENTIIVQYDPQVQEVWDQARKLRCTWHNNYEKAVTFRPFPVDMLDVVRADFAGDNVGCWMQIQAGKGPWASEVAGIVKIGQTMTMVLAIKDDENKFDMLVRNCIAHDGQRAPIELVDSQGCVVRPKLMSRFTKIRNFGSSATVLSYAHFQAFKFPDTMEVHFQCTIQICRYQCPDQCSAQASVDSSASDKQALYSNHVSQSAGRPREERDVSYHEEEEEMAEIGVNRVIRVVSAGDLAFSLGSNETHPAPLVKEEHESSIICMSAPGFASVLVVLLSLLVIACLLSAFLWIKQKTASRLPKSLPYDLPVLKKGKL, via the exons ATGATCTTTCTTCGGTTGGGATACCTGCTGCTTCTCGTCGGT gctGTGCTGGCAGGCGACGCAGAGCAAGGCACGGCAGACCAACAGCAGCAGGTCGGCGGCCAGGATGAGCTGAGTGAACACGCCTCAGAGATGGAAACTAAGGACAACGGCGGGGGCGAAAACAAGGTGTTTCCTTCGCAGCACTACCACGCACAGCAGCAAGGATACCCGCTTGACGCTATTCCCATCCCAGTACACCAAATACCCATTCAGAGCGGCCACATTCTCCTACCGCAGCTATTCAATAACGGACTTCAGCAGGGCGCCATCCACTTACCACAGTGGGAGTCTAACAAGCTCCAAAAGCCACCTCAGCCAGTTTTCGAGCACCAACATCAGTCAGCGCAGCAACAGCATGAACCACAAtaccagcagcaacagcagcacgAACAGCAGTACCAACAGCAccaacaacagcagcagccgcAACAAggccaccaccatcaccatgCGTATCCTGATGTTCACCATCAACCGACTCAAGTAGTTCATCATGGCGGTGGGGGAGGAGGGGGCACTGCATCTGAGGAGCAGCATCACCAGTACATAGAGAACCACAACGTACATCCGCAGCAATCAACGGACTTGGCGACGCAGGCACAAGGCCAGGAGCCTTGGCCATTGCCACAGCCCGAAATGCCCAAGATCGTCCACCTGGATGTCAAATGCGAGAAAAATCTCATGAAGGTAGTGGTAGAGTTCGACAAGCCGTTCCACGGCATAATCTTTAGCAAAGGCCATTACAGCTATGGCAGTTGTGTCCACTTGCCGGCGGGCTCAGGCCGCAAAAGCGTCTACTTCGACGTATCGATCAATAGTTGTGGCACCATAGGAAACACGCAGAATGGACTCTACGGTTACGACGGTGGCAATTCTGGAACAGGAAGCTTTTTCGAGAACACAATTATTGTACAGTACGATCCACAAGTGCAGGAAGTGTGGGACCAGGCACGTAAGCTGAGATGCACGTGGCACAACAACTACGAGAAGGCAGTTACTTTTCGGCCTTTCCCGGTCGACATGCTGGACGTTGTGCGCGCCGACTTCGCGGGTGACAACGTAGGCTGCTGGATGCAGATACAAGCTGGCAAAGGGCCTTGGGCCAGCGAGGTAGCCGGCATTGTCAAAATTGGCCAGACCATGACGATGGTGTTGGCCATCAAGGACGACGAAAACAAGTTCGACATGCTGGTACGCAACTGCATCGCGCACGATGGGCAGAGGGCGCCAATTGAGCTCGTTGACAGCCAAGGTTGCGTAGTGCGACCAAAACTCATGAGCCGGTTCACCAAGATCAGAAACTTCGGTTCCAGTGCGACAGTGCTGTCGTACGCCCATTTCCAAGCCTTCAAGTTTCCAGATACAATGGAAGTACACTTCCAGTGCACCATACAGATTTGCCGATATCAGTGCCCAGATCAGTGCTCGGCACAGGCGTCCGTCGACTCATCGGCATCCGACAAGCAGGCGTTGTACTCAAACCACGTTTCCCAGTCAGCTGGCCGGCCCAGGGAAGAGAGAGACGTTTCCTATcacgaagaagaagaggaaatggcAGAGATTGGCGTGAACAGGGTCATTCGTGTTGTCTCTGCTGGTGATTTGGCATTCAGCCTGGGTTCCAACGAGACTCATCCGGCTCCCTTAGTAAAAGAGGAGCACGAAAGTTCCATCATATGCATGTCTGCGCCAGGATTCGCGTCTGTTCTTGTTGTACTCCTGTCCCTCCTTGTCATTGCCTGCCTGCTGTCTGCTTTCTTGTGGATCAAACAAAAGACAGCGTCACGGCTCCCTAAAAGTCTCCCCTATGACCTGCCAGTGCTCAAAAAAGGAAAGCTCTAA